A window of the Candidatus Eisenbacteria bacterium genome harbors these coding sequences:
- the rimI gene encoding ribosomal protein S18-alanine N-acetyltransferase codes for MAEGTIVFRRMEENDLPAILSMEKDLFPDPWPRWIFLEEVRDRSMSFATVGEENGEIVCYGIVWIVGAEFHIANMAVRRDRQGAGVGKRLLDRVLNEGRGRRCGVATLEVRPSNARAIGLYRSRAFREVAIRRGYYRNGEDALVMLRELDPASE; via the coding sequence TTGGCCGAGGGAACGATCGTCTTTCGAAGGATGGAGGAGAACGACCTTCCCGCGATTCTCTCCATGGAGAAAGACCTCTTCCCGGATCCTTGGCCGCGATGGATCTTCCTCGAGGAGGTGCGCGATCGATCGATGTCCTTCGCGACCGTTGGAGAGGAGAACGGAGAGATCGTCTGTTACGGGATCGTGTGGATCGTGGGCGCGGAGTTTCACATCGCGAACATGGCGGTGCGAAGGGATCGCCAGGGCGCGGGAGTCGGCAAGAGGCTTCTCGACCGCGTGCTCAATGAGGGAAGGGGGCGGCGTTGCGGCGTCGCGACGCTGGAGGTCCGTCCCTCGAACGCGCGAGCGATCGGTCTTTATCGGAGCCGGGCGTTTCGCGAGGTGGCGATCCGCCGGGGGTACTATCGAAACGGCGAGGATGCGCTCGTGATGCTGCGCGAGCTCGATCCCGCATCGGAGTAA
- a CDS encoding LPS-assembly protein LptD, with protein MNEKPGLRFLLLLLLLPFLARGAPPPEEPLFITGDRLIGRDLRSETSVLEIVGNVRFLDRSRGVAAFGDRGAWRETGGLLLLEGAARVYRGGGWSAGPEAVLDLSNETLTFDSGVLIVDANRTIAADRGLFFFGKEGEGDRVLLTGEVSVVDTARFVSADTLEFRTDDEEGIALGEVLLELLRELYRVRGREARFFSDQIVVTRAAVAEELDSLGRTTGTLRGDTLVIETDSERITAIGSTEGAYDEVRTLAARTVMEGDSSAVYLSGNPSLERDGETMRGDSIAVRFSEDGDEVERVDVIGNASLASVREDSIRVERGGVRAERITLRFEKGELRTVEAVGGAASDRSVEDRAAGTREGNQAIGDTIRFFFKDEELEEIRVVGSASGDNLTGGIEQTAEEEEKEKTRYRGDDVRFDVVRNRVYLSGNAHVERGTMKLDAERIRYEIDRSIVTAQGSPVLQDADQRVDGERMVYNVDKGQGTIHDGVTKYEQGICYGSKIHRLNDETLLLEGGRYTSCEEENPHYYFRADRMKIYLDDKTVVRPIILHIADIPLLALPHYLFPLKGGRASGFLLPNIEFGFSESKGRFIRNGGYFWAVNDYADLTFRGDFFQNSHWIAYLDARYRVRYLLSGSARSSYQSSASGRKRWSVQADHNQELGENLDLTMRANFVSDKLYRVEQSTTLQELDRTLKSDLVLKKRWKDMSFSGQLTRTEQLDRDRIDETLPSLQFTMNRRELIAPPETRPGEVSTRRWYNDIYYQYSSRLLNSRERNGDVRKDRAGWGHDMSTNLSRRFGEWLGYSARMQWSETWYDRDELGQKRVRRGMWNASTSVNTNVYGTFFPRIGPLVGLRHIITPAFSFTYRPKNPNHFYVEDGVEKDRFTGFGGFGSSQRAARSFALSLDNKLQTKYLAGGEERKNDQLLMLSNSIAYDLERDRSRGEKPWSDLSSSLRFQPVNFFNSEASVSHDPYGWAFRSFSVRSGFRFDGALGPGAGRPAAPAPEDGGELLEEAAGADRSPFEDPGTDPYRGDYQSQGRRTHDSSVLPWNLQVSHSFSRGAQRGNFTQWLNTSLGLGLTSGWDVDYENRYDLEERKTVSQGFRIRRDLHCWEASFRGRYSGREWEYYFNVRIRAHPEIYYEKGERRLGF; from the coding sequence GTGAACGAGAAGCCCGGGCTGCGGTTCCTTCTCCTCCTTCTCCTTCTGCCGTTTCTCGCGCGAGGCGCCCCGCCGCCGGAGGAGCCTCTCTTCATCACCGGCGACCGCTTGATCGGTCGCGATCTCCGGAGCGAGACGAGCGTCCTCGAGATCGTCGGGAACGTCCGCTTCCTCGACCGGAGCCGCGGCGTCGCCGCGTTCGGCGATCGGGGCGCCTGGCGGGAGACGGGCGGGCTTCTCCTTCTCGAAGGGGCGGCGCGGGTTTATCGAGGCGGCGGGTGGTCGGCTGGCCCGGAAGCCGTGCTCGATCTCTCGAATGAAACGCTGACTTTCGATTCCGGCGTTCTCATCGTCGACGCGAACCGCACGATCGCCGCGGACCGCGGCCTCTTCTTCTTCGGGAAGGAAGGGGAGGGGGACCGCGTTCTCCTCACGGGCGAGGTGTCGGTGGTCGACACGGCCCGATTCGTTTCGGCCGACACGCTCGAGTTCCGGACGGACGACGAGGAGGGGATCGCGCTAGGCGAAGTCCTCCTCGAGCTTCTCCGCGAGCTCTACCGAGTGCGCGGGCGCGAGGCGCGTTTCTTCTCCGATCAAATCGTGGTGACCCGTGCGGCGGTCGCGGAGGAGCTCGATTCGCTCGGGCGAACGACCGGAACGCTGCGCGGAGACACGCTTGTGATCGAAACGGATTCGGAGCGGATCACCGCGATCGGCTCGACCGAGGGGGCTTACGACGAGGTCCGCACGCTCGCCGCGCGCACCGTGATGGAGGGGGACTCGAGCGCCGTCTATCTCTCGGGGAATCCGTCGCTCGAGCGGGATGGGGAGACGATGCGGGGCGACTCGATCGCGGTCCGTTTCTCCGAGGACGGGGACGAGGTCGAGCGCGTGGACGTGATCGGGAACGCATCGCTCGCGAGCGTTCGGGAGGATTCGATCCGCGTCGAGAGGGGAGGCGTGCGCGCCGAGCGGATCACGCTCCGCTTCGAGAAGGGGGAGCTTCGCACCGTCGAGGCGGTGGGGGGGGCGGCGAGCGATCGAAGCGTCGAGGATCGCGCGGCGGGGACGCGCGAAGGGAACCAAGCGATCGGCGACACAATCCGTTTCTTCTTCAAAGATGAAGAGCTCGAGGAGATCCGGGTGGTGGGGAGCGCGTCGGGGGACAACCTCACGGGAGGGATCGAACAGACCGCGGAGGAGGAGGAGAAGGAGAAGACCCGCTACCGCGGAGACGATGTCCGGTTCGACGTGGTCCGAAACCGCGTCTATCTGAGCGGGAACGCGCACGTCGAGCGCGGGACGATGAAGCTCGACGCGGAACGGATCCGTTACGAGATTGACCGCTCGATCGTGACCGCGCAGGGAAGTCCCGTGCTCCAAGACGCGGATCAGCGCGTCGACGGGGAGCGGATGGTCTACAACGTGGACAAGGGCCAGGGAACGATCCACGACGGGGTCACGAAATACGAACAGGGAATCTGTTATGGATCGAAGATTCATCGGTTGAACGACGAGACGCTGCTCCTCGAGGGGGGGCGGTACACGAGCTGCGAAGAGGAGAATCCGCACTACTACTTCCGCGCGGACCGGATGAAGATCTATCTCGACGACAAGACGGTGGTGCGCCCCATCATTCTACACATCGCGGACATCCCACTCCTCGCGCTCCCGCATTACCTCTTCCCGCTCAAAGGGGGGCGCGCGAGCGGGTTCCTCCTTCCGAACATCGAGTTCGGCTTCTCGGAGAGCAAGGGGCGCTTCATCCGGAACGGCGGCTATTTCTGGGCGGTCAACGACTACGCGGATCTCACCTTCCGCGGGGACTTTTTCCAAAACTCGCACTGGATCGCCTACCTGGACGCGCGTTATCGGGTCCGCTATCTCCTCAGCGGATCGGCCCGGTCCTCCTACCAGAGCTCCGCGAGCGGAAGGAAACGCTGGAGCGTGCAGGCGGACCACAACCAGGAGCTCGGCGAGAACCTCGACCTCACGATGCGGGCGAACTTCGTCTCCGACAAGCTCTATCGGGTCGAGCAGTCGACGACCCTCCAGGAGCTCGACCGCACGCTGAAATCCGATCTCGTCTTGAAGAAGCGATGGAAGGACATGTCGTTCAGCGGGCAGCTCACGAGGACCGAGCAGCTCGACCGCGACCGGATCGACGAGACGCTTCCGTCGCTCCAATTCACGATGAACCGCCGGGAGCTGATCGCTCCTCCCGAGACTCGCCCGGGGGAGGTTTCAACCCGCCGCTGGTACAACGACATCTACTATCAATACAGTTCGCGCCTCCTGAACTCGAGAGAGAGAAACGGGGATGTCCGGAAGGACCGCGCCGGGTGGGGCCACGACATGAGCACGAACCTCTCCCGGCGCTTTGGGGAGTGGCTCGGGTACAGCGCGCGCATGCAGTGGAGCGAGACCTGGTACGACCGGGACGAGCTGGGCCAGAAGCGCGTGCGCCGCGGGATGTGGAACGCCTCGACGAGCGTGAACACGAACGTGTACGGCACCTTCTTCCCGAGGATCGGACCGCTCGTCGGACTCCGCCACATCATCACGCCCGCCTTCTCGTTCACGTACCGTCCGAAGAACCCGAACCATTTCTACGTCGAGGACGGGGTCGAGAAGGACCGCTTCACCGGTTTTGGGGGATTCGGCTCCTCGCAGCGGGCGGCGCGGAGCTTCGCGCTCAGCCTCGACAACAAGCTGCAAACGAAGTACCTCGCCGGCGGGGAGGAGCGGAAGAACGATCAGCTCCTCATGCTCTCCAACTCGATCGCCTACGATCTCGAGAGGGACCGAAGCCGGGGGGAGAAGCCGTGGTCGGATCTCTCCTCGTCCCTTCGCTTCCAGCCGGTCAACTTCTTTAACTCCGAAGCATCGGTCTCTCACGATCCGTATGGGTGGGCGTTCCGCTCTTTCTCGGTCCGCTCCGGGTTCCGGTTCGACGGCGCCCTCGGCCCGGGCGCCGGGCGGCCCGCCGCCCCCGCGCCCGAAGATGGAGGCGAGCTTCTCGAGGAAGCCGCGGGCGCCGATCGGTCCCCCTTCGAGGATCCGGGGACCGATCCGTATCGAGGGGACTATCAGAGCCAGGGAAGAAGGACTCACGATTCCTCCGTGCTTCCGTGGAACCTCCAGGTCTCGCACAGCTTCTCCCGGGGCGCACAACGGGGAAACTTCACACAGTGGCTGAACACGAGCCTCGGTCTCGGTCTCACCTCCGGTTGGGACGTGGACTACGAGAACCGTTACGACCTCGAGGAGCGGAAGACCGTAAGCCAGGGTTTCCGGATCCGCCGCGATCTCCATTGCTGGGAGGCGAGCTTCCGCGGTCGATACTCGGGCCGGGAGTGGGAGTATTACTTCAACGTGCGCATCCGTGCCCACCCGGAGATCTACTACGAGAAGGGGGAGAGGAGGCTCGGCTTCTGA
- the tsaB gene encoding tRNA (adenosine(37)-N6)-threonylcarbamoyltransferase complex dimerization subunit type 1 TsaB — protein sequence MIVLGIETSSRWAGVALLGPEGPIGEFHLREGGRTEHIHLLTVRLLEAAGLDPSSIGAVAVSLGPGSFTGLRIGLGAAKGLALATGCPVVGVPLPPLLAEAALPWEGETAVWVDAGRGEVHGTVFRGGEETGAGRTVSPEAEMERLGGGEVLFVGTGALRYRALVEDRLGHRARFLEGRRNFPDAGRVAARGAERLRSGASDAIDDLVPLYLRGAEARPAAR from the coding sequence ATGATCGTTCTCGGGATCGAGACCTCGTCCCGCTGGGCGGGGGTGGCGCTCCTCGGACCGGAAGGACCGATCGGCGAGTTCCACCTGCGCGAGGGGGGGCGCACCGAACACATTCACCTTTTAACCGTGAGGCTTTTGGAGGCGGCCGGTCTCGACCCCTCGTCGATCGGCGCCGTCGCGGTCTCCCTCGGTCCCGGGTCGTTCACCGGGCTCCGCATCGGCCTCGGTGCGGCGAAGGGGCTCGCGCTTGCGACCGGATGCCCGGTCGTCGGCGTTCCGCTCCCGCCCCTCCTTGCGGAGGCGGCCCTCCCGTGGGAGGGGGAGACGGCGGTTTGGGTGGACGCGGGGCGCGGCGAGGTGCACGGGACGGTCTTCCGAGGCGGCGAGGAGACGGGCGCGGGCCGGACTGTTTCGCCCGAAGCCGAGATGGAGCGCCTCGGCGGGGGGGAGGTTCTCTTCGTCGGGACGGGCGCCCTTCGGTATCGTGCGCTCGTCGAGGATCGGCTCGGGCATCGGGCGCGCTTTCTCGAGGGGAGGCGGAACTTCCCCGACGCGGGGAGGGTCGCCGCGCGCGGGGCGGAGCGGCTTCGCTCCGGAGCGAGCGACGCGATCGACGATCTCGTGCCGCTCTACCTCCGCGGGGCCGAGGCTCGGCCCGCGGCGAGGTAG
- a CDS encoding acetyl-CoA carboxylase carboxyltransferase subunit beta produces the protein MAWFKKSERGLKTPAKRAVPDGLWMRCEFCQEILYRKELERDFWICDRCGFHFRISSAEYVRILLDEGSFSEIDQDLEPLDPLRFKDSKKYPDRLKKYQEQTGLKEAIRTGTGTVERIPIVFAVLEFSFGGGSLGSVMGEKIVRAADLSLATRRPLIILSCSGGARMQEGILSLMQLAKTSVAIGKLAEQAIPFISIVTHPTTGGVSASFAMQGDLILAEPRALIGFAGPRVIQQTIGQDLPEGFQRSEFLLDHGMVDLVVSRRDLKSLLARVLRYFPYPESPRPEGSAAGETERR, from the coding sequence GTGGCCTGGTTCAAGAAGAGCGAGAGAGGCCTGAAGACGCCGGCGAAGCGCGCCGTCCCGGACGGGCTCTGGATGCGTTGCGAGTTCTGCCAAGAGATCCTCTATCGGAAAGAGCTGGAGAGGGACTTCTGGATCTGCGACCGATGCGGCTTTCATTTCCGGATCAGCTCCGCCGAGTACGTTCGCATTCTCCTCGACGAGGGGAGTTTCTCCGAGATCGACCAGGATCTCGAGCCGCTCGACCCGCTCCGTTTCAAGGACTCGAAGAAGTACCCGGACCGTTTGAAGAAGTATCAGGAGCAGACCGGCCTCAAGGAAGCGATCCGAACCGGCACCGGCACGGTCGAGAGGATTCCGATTGTCTTCGCGGTTCTCGAGTTCTCCTTCGGCGGGGGAAGCCTGGGATCGGTGATGGGCGAGAAGATCGTTCGGGCGGCGGACCTCTCGCTCGCCACGCGCCGTCCGCTTATCATTCTCTCTTGCTCGGGGGGCGCGCGCATGCAGGAGGGGATTCTCTCCCTCATGCAGCTTGCGAAGACGAGCGTCGCGATCGGGAAGCTCGCCGAGCAGGCGATTCCCTTCATCTCGATCGTCACCCACCCGACGACCGGCGGCGTGAGCGCGAGCTTCGCGATGCAGGGGGATCTCATCCTCGCCGAGCCGAGGGCGCTGATCGGCTTCGCCGGCCCGCGCGTGATCCAGCAGACGATCGGGCAGGATCTCCCCGAGGGCTTCCAACGGTCCGAGTTTCTTCTCGACCACGGCATGGTCGATCTCGTCGTCTCCCGCCGCGACCTGAAGAGCCTGCTCGCGCGCGTTCTTCGGTACTTTCCCTATCCCGAATCCCCGAGGCCGGAAGGGAGCGCCGCCGGGGAGACGGAGAGGCGGTGA